In the bacterium genome, one interval contains:
- a CDS encoding AAA family ATPase, with protein MKEFTPITPKPITGIKRQQPQDLLIVRPANQWMEEAARRPIPRMLFSEFWHQGELCILFADTNLGKSILAVQIADSISRGVPIEGFKLDAPKQKVLYFDFEMSDKQFEKRYSINYRHHYAFDDNFLRIEINPNCTDFERFETALFSSIERAIATHNAKVLIIDNLTYLKTQATETAKEALPLMKSLKELKIKHNLSILVVAHTPKRSLANPLTVNDLAGSKHLANFIDSLFAIGQSYQDKTLRYLLQLKARATEIIYNDRNIKLCRITQPHNFLGFEFIEYGVEREHLRQDGEMSNEELNEAIITLKNEEPTISNYEIAKRLETNQMRVKRVLDRHNTNITNYSNN; from the coding sequence AGCCCATTACCGGCATAAAACGCCAACAACCCCAAGACCTACTGATAGTGCGCCCCGCCAACCAATGGATGGAAGAAGCCGCCCGCCGACCCATCCCTCGGATGCTCTTTAGCGAGTTTTGGCATCAGGGCGAGTTGTGCATCCTGTTTGCCGATACCAACCTCGGCAAAAGCATATTAGCCGTGCAGATAGCCGATTCCATCAGTCGCGGAGTACCCATCGAAGGCTTTAAACTCGATGCACCCAAGCAAAAAGTACTCTATTTTGATTTTGAAATGAGCGACAAGCAGTTTGAGAAACGCTACAGCATTAACTACCGCCACCACTATGCCTTTGACGATAATTTCCTGCGGATAGAGATAAACCCCAACTGCACCGATTTTGAACGTTTTGAAACCGCCCTGTTCAGCAGCATTGAGCGTGCCATAGCCACCCACAACGCCAAAGTGCTGATTATTGACAACCTTACCTACCTGAAAACCCAAGCCACCGAAACCGCCAAAGAAGCCCTGCCGCTGATGAAAAGCCTTAAAGAACTGAAAATAAAGCACAACCTTAGCATACTGGTAGTAGCCCACACCCCCAAACGCAGCCTTGCCAACCCCTTAACGGTGAACGATTTGGCAGGCAGTAAGCACCTCGCCAACTTTATAGACAGTTTGTTTGCCATTGGTCAAAGCTACCAAGACAAAACCCTGCGCTACCTGCTGCAACTAAAAGCCCGTGCCACCGAAATTATTTATAACGACCGCAACATAAAACTGTGCCGCATCACCCAACCCCACAACTTCCTCGGCTTTGAGTTTATAGAGTATGGTGTAGAAAGGGAGCATTTGAGGCAAGACGGGGAAATGAGCAATGAAGAATTGAATGAGGCTATAATAACATTGAAAAACGAAGAGCCCACAATTAGTAATTATGAAATAGCAAAGAGGCTAGAAACCAACCAAATGCGTGTAAAAA